GCTGATATCTCTAACTTGGGCGTAGGCGATGCTCTTCACGTTTCTGACTTGAAAGTTTCTGGTTCTGTTAAAGTTATCACTGGTGCAGAACAAACTATCGCGGTTGTTAACGCTCAAGAAGAAGAAGTTGTTGCAACTCCTGCTGCCGCTGCTCCAGCTGCTGCTGCCACTCCGGCTGCTGCTCCTGCTGCTGCAAAAGCACCTGCTGCGAAAAAGTAATTCGCTCAGCGCTAATAGCAAAACATCTCAAAGGCAGCTCACCCGAGCTGCCTTTGCTTTTTAACCTGATAGAGGTTTTTGAATTATGTGGTTGATCGTAGGATTAGGAAATCCCGGTGGAGAATATAAACTCACTCGCCATAACATCGGATTTATGGCTGTCGATTATTTCCTGGAAGGCCTCGGCAATCCTCCTGTGCAAAACAAATTCAAAGCAGAAATCGCGCAAGTGAAGTGGAAAGACCACCAACTGATTTTCTGTAAACCTCAGACGTATATGAATCTTTCTGGCGAATCGGTGCAGCCTTTGATGGGCTTTTATAAAATTCCGATGGATCATCTCATTGTTATGCACGATGAAATTGATCAGCCCTTTGGTCAGATGAAAATCCAAAAAAACCGCGGTCACGGCGGCCACAACGGAATCAAAAGTATCTCGGGTTTGCTGGGCTCTGCGGACTATATTCGCCTGCGCCTTGGTGTGGGTCGTCCCGTCAATCCGAATATACCAGTTGCTGACCACGTTCTTGGCAAATTCTCGAAGGAAGAATTCGAGAAAATGCCTGATTTCCTCAACCGCGGCCTTGATGCTGTCGAAAGCATTATCCTTGATGGAATTCAAAAAGCTTCGACAAAATTCAATGGGTAAGCTACATTCACACAGTTGTTTTTGATCACTTTTCTAAGGGGCTCTCATGGCTTTACAAGTCGGTATCGTAGGTTTACCAAACGTAGGTAAAAGTACGCTTTTTAACGCTCTGACATCTGCAAAAGCAGAGGCGGCGAACTATCCTTTCTGTACGATTGATCCTAACGTGGGCGTTGTGACAGTTCCAGATCCTCGCATGGATAAAATCACGACTTTCATTAAGCCACAAAAAGTGATCCCTACAACGATGGAGTTCGTGGATATCGCAGGTATCGTTAAGGGAGCTTCTCAAGGTGAAGGTTTGGGGAACCAATTCCTTTCTCATATTCGTCAGACAGATGCGATTGTTCACGTGGTTCGTTGTTTTGACGATCCAAATATCGTGCACGTTTCTGGTTCTGTAGATCCAATCCGTGACATCGAAGTGATCAACACGGAATTGCTTTTGGCGGATCTTGATTCTGTTGATAAAAAATATGCGCGCATCGAGAAGATGGCGAAGAACACAACAGACAAAAAATTAAAAATGGAAGCGGAAGTCACTCGCAAAGTGAAAGAGGCTTTGGGTAAAGGTCTGCCTGCTCGCTCTGTGGCGTTGGATGATCTTGAAATGCCGTTTTTGCGTGAAATGCATTTGTTAACTGCTAAGCCAGTACTGTATGCAATGAACGTGTCTGACACGGACTTCGCGGCTGGCGGTAACGATTGGACAAAAGCTGTTGAAAAACGCGCGGCTGAAGAAAACAACAATACGATCTTGATCTGTTCTGCGATGGAAGCAGAGATTTCTCTTCTTCCTCCCGAAGAGCGTAAAGAATTCCTTGAAGCGATGAACGCGGAAGAGCCAGGTTTGAATCGTTTGATCCGTGAAGCTTACAAACTTTTGGGTCTACAAACTTACTTCACGGCGGGTGAAAAAGAAGTTCGTGCTTGGACAATCCGTGCTGGAACAAAAGCTCCACAGGCTGCGGGTGTGATCCATACGGATTTCGAAAAAGGTTTCATCCGTGCTGAGACTTATCACTGCGAAGATTTGTTTTCTTACAAATCTGAACAGGCTGTGAAAGAAGCTGGTAAATATCGTCTTGAAGGAAAAGAGTACATCGTTAAAGATGGAGACATCTTGTTCTTTAGATTCAACGTTTAAAACGTTTCAGGAGAAAGGGAGCTTCGGGCTCCCTTTTTTATTTTATGAACGAACTACTTAAGATTTCTGCCACGGATATTGCTGCTCGAATCGCTAAAAAAGAAATTTCTCCTAGTGAAGTTCTTGAAATTCACATTGAACGTATTGAACAGGTCAATCCCTCTTTAAATGCCATGGTGGAAGACGATTTTGTTCGTGCTCGAAAACTGGCGCATGAACAAACGGAACTTTTGGCAAAAGACAATTCTTCTTTGCCTCCCCTCTTTGGAGTTCCCTTTACCGTAAAAGAAATGTTTTCTTATGCCGGCATGAAACGCACCGGTGGCAGCATTCATCACAAAAATGATGTGATGGATTGGGATGCGACTGTTGTTTCGCGTATGAAAAAAGCGGGCGCGATTCCGATGGGCACAACGAACGTTCCTGAATTGGGTTTTTGGTTTGAGTCTTTCAACCCTGTTTATGGTCGCACGAATAATCCCTACAACTTCGGTCGCACGTGCGGCGGAAGCAGTGGTGGCGAAGGCGCCTTGCTAGGTGCAGGAGCAACACCTCTTGGACTTGGCAGCGACATCGGCGGAAGCATTCGTATGCCTGCGGCTTTTTGTGGTGTGTTTGGGCATAAGCCTTCTCGTTATTTGTTGCCTTTGACGGGACATTTTCCTTTTTCGCGGGATGATTTTAAAAACATGGTGGGTGGGAAATATCCTTTCACTTCCATGGGACCGATGACTCGTAAGGCGAGTGATCTTTATACGATGACGAAAATTTTAATGGGCTCTGACGGGATCGATTTAGAGACTGTCAAAAATCCAATTCTGGGAGAGCGCACTCACGAATGGGCTGACAGAAAAGTTTTAATCTGCCCTTCTCCAGTTTTTCATCGTGCTCGTTCCACGGATGACGAAATGGCTCAGGTCGTGCGCAATTGCGGGAAGTTGTTTGAAGAATTGGGTGCGCACGTTGAAGAATTGGATCCGCGCTTTTTTGTGCGCGGAACCGATTTGTGGTTCTCCGCTTTGCAATCCTCAAAGGGCAAAAAACTGTATCAAACGCTTCGTGGTCCCAATAAAAATCTTTCGATTGGCAAAGAGCTTTTGAAAGTCGCTTTAGGAAGAGGTGACTACACCTTCCCGAACCTTATTGTCTCTTTGGGTGAGATGTTTGATAAAAGCGAAAAAGACTTCACTGAAGATCTGGCCGCTTTACAAAAAATGAAACACGAGTTGGATGAAAAACTTGGTGAAGATGGAATTCTTTTGATTCCTCCCCATCCGCGTGTCGCGCCGAAACACCGTGCGCCTTTGTGGTCGCCGTTTGATTTTATTTATGCGGGATTTTTTACGACGACGGGACATCCGGCAACGGTGGCTCCGATGGGTTTGAATCCCGAAGGATTGCCATTGAGTGTGCAGATCGTTTCTCGGCACATGAACGATCATCTGACTTTGTCATGCGCTGAGTTTTTGGAAACCACTTTTGGTGGCTGGCAACCGCCACAGGCTTTTTAAAACTGATTACAGAGGGTAAAAGCTTAAATTTTGAATTTCGCTTTTATAAAATCCAGAAGGATGTGAAAGCTCCACACTGTTAAGAACAAAACCAACGATGGAAACAAAATCAAATGCGGAAAGCTTGAAAGTGTTTTCCATCCTTCTCGAACTAAAATTCCCCAACTCGTGTATGGCGGATGAATTCCCAACCCGATAAAGCTCATAAAACTTTCATACAAAATATTTGTAGGGATCTGCATCGCCATCACGATCAATAATGTTCCGAGCATATTTGGCAGGATATGGCGAAGCATAATATGAGTGCTGGTTCCGCCCAGTGCCAAGGCCGCTTCCACATAGGGCTTTCGCTTGATTTCTAAAACCATGCCTCTGGTAACGCGTGCAAGACTCATCCAGTGTGTCGCTGAAATTCCAAGGCAAAGACTGAGGAGCGCTTTGTAGTAAAGATCTTCCATCGGAAGCATCAACTGCATGGTTAAACATAAAATGGAAACTAAGATAAAGCTTGGAAGCGCCATGAGAATGTCGCAAAGACGCATCAACACACGGTCCGTAACACCCTCGAACCAGCCGGCCAAAGCTCCGTAAGTAAAACCGAAAACGAAGGACAATAGAGAACACACCAGTCCTACAAGAAGAGAAATTCTTGCACCTAGAAGAACTCTTGAAAAAACGTCCCGCCCTAAAGAGTCCGTTCCAAACCAATGCTCGCGCCCTGCTCCTACTAAAATGCTTTCAACGTTTTGTTCTAATCCTGTCGAGAATCCTAAGACAGGGTAAAACAGCGTCATAAAAATCAAGAGAGTAAGAAAGCTGATAGCAAAAATCACAAATGACTTTTTCATGCTTCCTCTCTTAATCTTGGATCTACGAATTTCAAAAGCACATCAATAAGGGAATTCACAATAATTAAAAGAGTTCCGTAAAACAACGTAAGGCCCATGATTAGAGTATAATCCCGATCATTGAGAGCCGAGATAAACTCCGTTCCCAGTCCCGGCACCGCAAACAGCACTTCCACAAGGAAAGAGCCGGAAAGCAAAGAAACAATCAGCGGCCCCACATAGCTAAGAAAAGGAATGAGCGAATTTTTTAGCACGTGGTTGATAAGGATCTGCCACGTCCCAACCCCTTTGGCTTTGGCTGTTCGGACGTAATCCTGATGAAAGTTTTCATTTAAAGAGTTCTTTAGTAAACGCACCAAAGACGCCAAAGGGCGCAAACTCAAAGTTAGAAGCGGTAAAATATAATGCGCGGGACTTGTAAGAAAAGCCACCGGTAAAAGATTCCAATAAAATCCGAAAAGGTAAATCAGCAGCGGCCCCCAAAAAAGACTGGGTAAAGATAAAAAAGCGATCACGCTTTGGTCGATAGTGCTTTCAATCCAAGAATCACGATAGCGAATGGCCAAAATGGAAACAAGAATCGATCCTGCTAAGATAAACACTAACGACAATCCGTTCAGCGCCAGCGTATTTGTCAGCCCTTGTCCGATGATCTCAGCTACGGTGCGCTCAGGTCGCGCCATTGAGACGCCCATGTCCCCTTTGACAAGACCTTGCAAATAGGACCTCGCCTGCAACAGCCACGATTGTTCGACTTGCCAATGTTCATTGAGTTTTTCTTTTACCAGGGGATTTAAGGCGATATCTTGATCAAAAGGTCCTCCAGGAAGAACCTTCAGTAAAAAAAACGTAAGCGCCGCAAGTATCACCAGCGACGCCAACATTTCAAATATTTTTTTTAAGACGAAACCGAAAACGTTCTCTCTCAAATGTCATCCCAATTTTCTTTTCCCGCAAGTTCGCTGTTCACTTTCACTGGAACCGCGCCCGCCATGTAAGAGAAAAGATCTTTTTTGTTGCCGTACAATTGTGCGTAAATATAAGAATTCGAAACAACGCGTTTTACGTAGTTGCGAGTTTCCAAAAACGGAATGTGTTCAATGAACTCATCCGTCTCAAGATTTCCGAAACTCACGAGCCAGTTTTTCACACGGTGAGGTCCCGCATTGTAACCGGCTGCGACAAGTGGAATCGTATTTTCAAAACGATCCATCAAGCGTTTCAAATAACGAGAACCGACTTTCACAGATGTTTCAGGCTGTAAAAGCATGGGTGCTTTAAATTCTTTATCGCCTAACAAGGTTGCAACTTTGTGACCTGTGAATGGCATCACTTGCATCAAACCCAATGCTCCGACCGGAGAAATGGCGTCACGGCGATAGTTGGTCTCTGCTCTCATGATACCCCAAACAAGTTCTTCAGGAACTTCGAACTTCTTTGTGTATTTTTCAACAACGTCAGAGTAAGCGCGAGGATACGCGAACTCCCAAAGATAGCGGATACCATCCAAACCGTGAGCGGCACGTTGTCCACCAAAGTTGATTTGTGCAATGTAAGATGAACGGTTGAAGTGACCTGCCGTATTGTATTCACCCATCAACGTGCGCAGATATTCTCTGTTCGACGTTTTTCTTTCGATATCATACAAATCCCAGCGAGCCCATTCATTTTCACCCAAGATCATCATATCGCGAGCGCGCTCAAAACGTTTCATCAAAACGGGATTCGAGAAAGTAGTTACTTTTTCTCCACCCGTTTCTGAGTCATCAGAAGCTGCAACATCAACGGACTTCATATCAGGATTGTCGGCAACACCCGCTTCAGCTTCTTCGTCCTCGCCTTTTTCATCATCTGCAGAGTATTGAGTGAGGATGAGGTTTTCTTCTGATTCACCTTCATCACCGCGATACTCTTCTTGTGCAGTTGGCATCAAAAATTCGCCTGCAGAGAATCGAGAGATCAAACGTGGCTGCGTTGGCAAAGAAGACTGCGCCAACTTAGTGGAAGCCTTTGTTTCATCCATTTTCTTAAGACGCGCTTGAGCTGCGATGGAATAGTATCCCATAAGAGGGTCGCGAGACAGACTTTCCATCATGGATTTTGCTTGATCCATTTTTCCTTGGCGGAAAAGGCTCATCGCCATCCAGTAGCTGAGTCTATCTTGAGGGAAGGATTTCCAACCGCGTTTGTTGCTGCGCTTTTGCACGTTGAGATTTGAGAAAGCCTTGTAAGCCCCTTGATAATCTCCTTTTAAATATTTAAGCCAAGCAAGATGCCATTGAGCATCGCGATTCAAACCTGACTTCGGATACACTTTCATAAATTCTTGGAAGCGACGAGCAGCTCCATCGTAATCTTGGAACTGGTAGCTTAAAAACGCTGATTGATACAACGCCTGACGACCCGTTTTTGATTTTGGGCTCATCTTATAAGCAGAGTAATAAGAACCTACTGCTAACTGCACTTCCCCTGCTCTTGCCGCAGAAGATGCAAATAAAACTAAATAATCGAAATTTCTTTTATTGGCTTCATAGTAGGGTTTTAAAATTTCAACGGCTTTGTTCACTTCCCCTTCTTGGAGATAGAACTGAGCTTGAAGTTTATCGGCAAGATACTTATCTGTCTTAGCCAACTTCTCTTTCATGACGTTGATTTCACCTTGAGCTTTTTGATCAAGACCTGCCCACAACATATAACGAACACGTGTGCGGAAATCCTCCGGAGTTACTCGGCAGTCAGAAGGTTTACCTTCAAATTCGTTAGCCGCAAGATCGACACTCCAATCTTGGACCTTTGGATACGCCGGATATCTTTCGTAAAGTTTCACAAGCCATTTGCACATCTGTCCGTGACGGTTCATACCTTTTTCGGCCACGGCCAAATTGTAGATCACATCCGGATAGTCTTCCGTGTTGCGAGTTCTCTTTTCAAGTTTCGCAAAGTGAGCACTGGCTTGTTTGAAATTTTTCTTTTCAAGTGCGACTTGTCCTAAAAGATTGGAAGCCTCGATCGTCATTTTCACGTTCGGAGACAAATCCAAAATCTTTTTAAGCTCTGTTTCGGCTTGATCTAATTTATTTGTTTTCATGAAAGACTGCGCCAAATAAAAACGCGCGTATTCTTCCAGATTCGTTTTATCTTTTAAAACTCCTTCGAATCCAGGAATAGCTTCGTCGTATTTCGCCGCACGAAATTGCTCGAGAGCCTTTTTAAAAGAATCTAGATCGTTCTTAGGTGTTTGCGCCCCCGCCATGGAGCTAAAAAGTAAAGAAATCACGATGCACTTCAGTGCGTTCTTCATATGTACAGTCCTTGTATCTCTCATCCAATAATGATACCGAATATCTATGGCAAAATCGAAAACTAAAACGATCTATACCTGTCAAAATTGTGGAGCCCAACGACCAAGGTGGGAAGGGAAATGCTCTGACTGCGGCGCGTGGAACTCTTTCGTCGAGGAATTGCAGATGCCCGAGGTTAAAACTCGAGGATGGTCTACCGGCACACCCGAAAAAGGCGCTGCAGCGTCGAAGCCTGTCTCGCTAGACCAAAGCCTTGAAGAAGTGAAACTCGATCGTTTTGATACAAGTTTCGAAGAACTCAATCGCGTTTTAGGTGGTGGCTTGGCTCGCGGAAGTTTCGTGTTGCTCGGTGGCTCCCCAGGAATTGGAAAGTCCACTTTGCTTTTGCAAATGGCCGGCGGCCTTGCGGAAAACAAACACAAAGTTCTGTATATCTCGGGCGAGGAAAGTGTTTCGCAAACTGGATCACGTGCTCATCGTTTGGGCATTCGCTCCCCGCTGATTGAGATTGGTTGTGAGAGCAATCTTCATAGCATCATGGAGTTGGCTCGTTTTAAAAAGCCAGAGATCTTGGTTGTCGATTCTATTCAGACGATGTTCTTGCCAGATTTGCAAGCAGCTCCAGGATCTGTTTCTCAAGTTCGTGAGTGCGCAGGTCATTTGATGGGACTTGCAAAACAAGAAGGCATCACTGTCATTCTGATTGGTCACGTAACAAAAGATGGAAACATCGCAGGTCCGAAAGTTTTGGAACACATGGTGGACTGCGTTCTGTCTTTCGACGGAGACGCCTCTTACAATTTCCGTTTGCTGCGCGCATTGAAAAACCGTTTCGGTGCCGCACACGAATTGGGAGTTTTCCAAATGAACTCCAAAGGTCTTGAAGAAGTTTCGAATCCTTCTGAATTGTTCTTAGAAGAGCGCGGAGATCAGTTGATCGGCTCTGCCGTTTTTGCTTCGATGGAAGGAACAAGACCGCTTCTGTGTGAAGTGCAAGCATTGACTCTTTCAAGTCCGATGGCGATGCCACGAAGAACAGCGCTAGGCATTGACGTGAACCGTTTGCATTTATTAACGGCGGTTTTAGATCGCCACTTAGATGTGCGCCTAGGTGCGAATGATATTTTCATCAACGTTGTTGGTGGATTAAAACTAATCGAACCCGCTGCTGACTTAGCGGTTGCCGCTGCCATTCTATCGACCCAAAGAAATCATGATCTTGACGCCAAGACATGTTTCTTTGGCGAGATCGGCTTGACTGGCGAAGTGCGCGGAGTTTCGTTCGTGGAAAATAGAATTCGCGAGGGCGACAAGCTCGGCTTCCAACACTTTGTGATTCCATATTCGAACAAGCGACATCTTGCTGAAATCAAACTTTCAAAAGATAAGAAGATTTCGTTCATTAAGAATGTTCAGGATCTGAGTAAGATTATTTAAATTATCGAATAATTAGGTCTAAGAAATGCAAAAAAATATCAGGATGATATTTTTTCGCGCAAGCCCCGAAGGGGTTTCCGGCAGGAAGCCGGAAACAAAAGCGAGAATGGTCTTAGCCAGACTCGCTTTTGGTGGATCTCCTGTCCGAAAACTTACAGGAGGTGTCCGATGCGTAAAACAGCGTACTTACGTATTCGACGCGTTTTGAAGATTACTAAAGGTCTGTTGATGATTGTCTTGTTAATCTTGACGATCGTCGCGAAACTTAAAGCTCTTTAACTCGAACCTCCAACAAGTAACAAAACAGCCCAAGGACCAGTGACTGGGAAACGGTCTGTTCGCCCGGCATGAGTGAAACACGGATGAGTCTGGCGAGGGCAACATGAACTTTTGCAATTGAAATTTAATTGGCTCTCGACATAAATCTACGCATAATTAAAAGAACGACTCACATACAAAAAGGATTTTGTTATGTCGGAAGCACTGAGCGCCATTCAAAAAGAAACCTACAAACCAGGAGACTATGTCTTCTTCGAAGGCGACATCGAAAATCATTTCTACATAGTCGAATCCGGCGTCGTAAATATCTTCACAAAAGACAACATGGGAAAACGAATCCCCATCACCGACATCGTCGACGGAGAATCTTTCGGCGAATTCGCCTTGATCTCAAACAGCCCCCGCTCAGCATCAGCACAAGCCGTAACAGACGTCGTCCTTGTCAAAGTATCCGAAGACGGTTTCAAACAACTCATGTCAGATCTCCCAACATGGGCCGAATGCATGCTAAAATCTTTCGTAGACCGCTTACAAAACATGACAGAAAAAATCCGCGAACTAGAACAAGAAAAAAACCGCGGCTAAGAATGGAAAAGCCCCAGTTTAAGTTCGACGAAAACTTACGCAGCATTCCCGTAGATCCAGAATATCTTAAATCCTACGTTAAAAATATGGAGTCCTCTTTAGACTCCATCACCTCTCCTAAAGAATACGTCAGCGTCATCGGTGAAATCGCCGTCTACTTAAGAGTTTTAGGAGATTTCCAAAAAGCAGAAGAAGCACTCACCATCCGAAAAACAATGAACGCCCCTCAAGATCAAATAGAATCCACTGAGCTAGCAATTCAAAGAACCAAACAGCTTTTAAAAACCTGATTCATTTCCAAAATTTGATTTTATTTATCTTTGGATCGAAGCAAAGACGTCGTGGATTCCGAAGGTGGATTGCCTTGAATATCTGTCCGAAGAGAGGCCTTTGCCGGCGCCACGATGGCGCGAACTACGGCGAAGCCGTAGCGGCAACTGAGCCCGGACGGCGTGCCGACCGAAGCGACGGATATTCAAGGCAATCCACCTTCGGAATCGCACCCGATCTCTGCAATAAGACGAAAGAAAAAAGGCTCCTTTTTGGGGAAAGAGCCTTAGAGTTCAAAAAAGTTTGGGGGGCCTTTTTGAATTGTTAGTAACGAGATGGATAGATGGAAGGAGTTCCATCGTTGGAGATGACACTGATGCTGAGATCAGCATAATCGCCCATGGATTCTGCGCGAATATCAATAGCCACAATACGCTCACCCGCAGTGATATACTCCGAAGTCAAAGTACGACCGGAATAAATAACACCAGAGTATGACAAATTGCTGATCATGATACGACGACCACTTTGTGTGATCGCATATGCTTCATGAATCTGCAAAGCGGCTCTGTAAAGATTCACACGAACATAATCCACATAAGAAGCGTAGTTGAAACTTACGCGCAACCATTCTCCACCAGATCTTCTTGTGACTCCATAAAACTGAACGCTGGCTTCGCCATAGTTGTCGCGTGGGTATTCCGGATAATTTGGATAATCAGGATATGGACGCGGAGGATTTGGATCATGGCGTGGTGGGTTGTAAGGAGGATTGTATCTTGGCGGTGGTGTCACAGGGGGACGATAACCACCATGGCGACCATCACGTTCATCAC
This region of Bdellovibrio sp. BCCA genomic DNA includes:
- the radA gene encoding DNA repair protein RadA, whose protein sequence is MAKSKTKTIYTCQNCGAQRPRWEGKCSDCGAWNSFVEELQMPEVKTRGWSTGTPEKGAAASKPVSLDQSLEEVKLDRFDTSFEELNRVLGGGLARGSFVLLGGSPGIGKSTLLLQMAGGLAENKHKVLYISGEESVSQTGSRAHRLGIRSPLIEIGCESNLHSIMELARFKKPEILVVDSIQTMFLPDLQAAPGSVSQVRECAGHLMGLAKQEGITVILIGHVTKDGNIAGPKVLEHMVDCVLSFDGDASYNFRLLRALKNRFGAAHELGVFQMNSKGLEEVSNPSELFLEERGDQLIGSAVFASMEGTRPLLCEVQALTLSSPMAMPRRTALGIDVNRLHLLTAVLDRHLDVRLGANDIFINVVGGLKLIEPAADLAVAAAILSTQRNHDLDAKTCFFGEIGLTGEVRGVSFVENRIREGDKLGFQHFVIPYSNKRHLAEIKLSKDKKISFIKNVQDLSKII
- the pth gene encoding aminoacyl-tRNA hydrolase encodes the protein MWLIVGLGNPGGEYKLTRHNIGFMAVDYFLEGLGNPPVQNKFKAEIAQVKWKDHQLIFCKPQTYMNLSGESVQPLMGFYKIPMDHLIVMHDEIDQPFGQMKIQKNRGHGGHNGIKSISGLLGSADYIRLRLGVGRPVNPNIPVADHVLGKFSKEEFEKMPDFLNRGLDAVESIILDGIQKASTKFNG
- a CDS encoding beta-sandwich domain-containing protein, producing the protein MKLPILSCLLVAATLFQAPAFAQVRPDPRPGDRRDDRRDDRRDECDYRRYDCRDERDGRHGGYRPPVTPPPRYNPPYNPPRHDPNPPRPYPDYPNYPEYPRDNYGEASVQFYGVTRRSGGEWLRVSFNYASYVDYVRVNLYRAALQIHEAYAITQSGRRIMISNLSYSGVIYSGRTLTSEYITAGERIVAIDIRAESMGDYADLSISVISNDGTPSIYPSRY
- a CDS encoding transglycosylase SLT domain-containing protein, with product MKNALKCIVISLLFSSMAGAQTPKNDLDSFKKALEQFRAAKYDEAIPGFEGVLKDKTNLEEYARFYLAQSFMKTNKLDQAETELKKILDLSPNVKMTIEASNLLGQVALEKKNFKQASAHFAKLEKRTRNTEDYPDVIYNLAVAEKGMNRHGQMCKWLVKLYERYPAYPKVQDWSVDLAANEFEGKPSDCRVTPEDFRTRVRYMLWAGLDQKAQGEINVMKEKLAKTDKYLADKLQAQFYLQEGEVNKAVEILKPYYEANKRNFDYLVLFASSAARAGEVQLAVGSYYSAYKMSPKSKTGRQALYQSAFLSYQFQDYDGAARRFQEFMKVYPKSGLNRDAQWHLAWLKYLKGDYQGAYKAFSNLNVQKRSNKRGWKSFPQDRLSYWMAMSLFRQGKMDQAKSMMESLSRDPLMGYYSIAAQARLKKMDETKASTKLAQSSLPTQPRLISRFSAGEFLMPTAQEEYRGDEGESEENLILTQYSADDEKGEDEEAEAGVADNPDMKSVDVAASDDSETGGEKVTTFSNPVLMKRFERARDMMILGENEWARWDLYDIERKTSNREYLRTLMGEYNTAGHFNRSSYIAQINFGGQRAAHGLDGIRYLWEFAYPRAYSDVVEKYTKKFEVPEELVWGIMRAETNYRRDAISPVGALGLMQVMPFTGHKVATLLGDKEFKAPMLLQPETSVKVGSRYLKRLMDRFENTIPLVAAGYNAGPHRVKNWLVSFGNLETDEFIEHIPFLETRNYVKRVVSNSYIYAQLYGNKKDLFSYMAGAVPVKVNSELAGKENWDDI
- the ychF gene encoding redox-regulated ATPase YchF, whose translation is MALQVGIVGLPNVGKSTLFNALTSAKAEAANYPFCTIDPNVGVVTVPDPRMDKITTFIKPQKVIPTTMEFVDIAGIVKGASQGEGLGNQFLSHIRQTDAIVHVVRCFDDPNIVHVSGSVDPIRDIEVINTELLLADLDSVDKKYARIEKMAKNTTDKKLKMEAEVTRKVKEALGKGLPARSVALDDLEMPFLREMHLLTAKPVLYAMNVSDTDFAAGGNDWTKAVEKRAAEENNNTILICSAMEAEISLLPPEERKEFLEAMNAEEPGLNRLIREAYKLLGLQTYFTAGEKEVRAWTIRAGTKAPQAAGVIHTDFEKGFIRAETYHCEDLFSYKSEQAVKEAGKYRLEGKEYIVKDGDILFFRFNV
- a CDS encoding ABC transporter permease; this translates as MLASLVILAALTFFLLKVLPGGPFDQDIALNPLVKEKLNEHWQVEQSWLLQARSYLQGLVKGDMGVSMARPERTVAEIIGQGLTNTLALNGLSLVFILAGSILVSILAIRYRDSWIESTIDQSVIAFLSLPSLFWGPLLIYLFGFYWNLLPVAFLTSPAHYILPLLTLSLRPLASLVRLLKNSLNENFHQDYVRTAKAKGVGTWQILINHVLKNSLIPFLSYVGPLIVSLLSGSFLVEVLFAVPGLGTEFISALNDRDYTLIMGLTLFYGTLLIIVNSLIDVLLKFVDPRLREEA
- a CDS encoding Crp/Fnr family transcriptional regulator, with amino-acid sequence MSEALSAIQKETYKPGDYVFFEGDIENHFYIVESGVVNIFTKDNMGKRIPITDIVDGESFGEFALISNSPRSASAQAVTDVVLVKVSEDGFKQLMSDLPTWAECMLKSFVDRLQNMTEKIRELEQEKNRG
- a CDS encoding ABC transporter permease, producing MKKSFVIFAISFLTLLIFMTLFYPVLGFSTGLEQNVESILVGAGREHWFGTDSLGRDVFSRVLLGARISLLVGLVCSLLSFVFGFTYGALAGWFEGVTDRVLMRLCDILMALPSFILVSILCLTMQLMLPMEDLYYKALLSLCLGISATHWMSLARVTRGMVLEIKRKPYVEAALALGGTSTHIMLRHILPNMLGTLLIVMAMQIPTNILYESFMSFIGLGIHPPYTSWGILVREGWKTLSSFPHLILFPSLVLFLTVWSFHILLDFIKAKFKI
- a CDS encoding amidase, which gives rise to MNELLKISATDIAARIAKKEISPSEVLEIHIERIEQVNPSLNAMVEDDFVRARKLAHEQTELLAKDNSSLPPLFGVPFTVKEMFSYAGMKRTGGSIHHKNDVMDWDATVVSRMKKAGAIPMGTTNVPELGFWFESFNPVYGRTNNPYNFGRTCGGSSGGEGALLGAGATPLGLGSDIGGSIRMPAAFCGVFGHKPSRYLLPLTGHFPFSRDDFKNMVGGKYPFTSMGPMTRKASDLYTMTKILMGSDGIDLETVKNPILGERTHEWADRKVLICPSPVFHRARSTDDEMAQVVRNCGKLFEELGAHVEELDPRFFVRGTDLWFSALQSSKGKKLYQTLRGPNKNLSIGKELLKVALGRGDYTFPNLIVSLGEMFDKSEKDFTEDLAALQKMKHELDEKLGEDGILLIPPHPRVAPKHRAPLWSPFDFIYAGFFTTTGHPATVAPMGLNPEGLPLSVQIVSRHMNDHLTLSCAEFLETTFGGWQPPQAF